The genome window AACACTGGTCTGGATGGCTGTGATTCTAAGCACGTTCTTTCTTGGCATTTCATTTATTGCCCGTCATATCCATGCAGTCCCATCAGAAACCGAAACGGTCATCTCACAAATCGCCCGCACAGTGTATGCAGGACGCGGCACCTTGTATCTCATGCTTATTTCAGCAACCACAGTCATCTTGATTATGGCGGCAAATACAGCTTTCGCAGACTTCCCGCGGTTAGGGGCATTGGTGGCAAAAGACGGCTTTATACCGCGCCAACTGGCCTATCGTGGCAGTCGCCTGGTGTATTCACGCGGTATTATCACTCTCGCTTTGATATCATCGGGGTTGATCATATTGTTCAACGCCAGTGTTACAAGATTGATTCCTTTATATGCAATCGGCGTATTTCTCTCATTTACATTGTCGCAGGGCGGTATGGCTTTGCGCTGGAGAAAAATTGGCCGGCTAAAACCCGGTGAGGAAAGGAGGGAACGCGGTTCCGTGCTTCGGTATGAGAAGAACTGGCATGTCAAGATGTCCGTCAATGGGTTTGGCGCTGTTTGTACGGCGATCGTGATGACGATCTTTGCAGTGACAAAGTTTCAGGATGGTGCGTATCTCGTTTTGATCCTCATTCCAGCCCTTGTTGCATTGTTCTGGCTCATACATCGTCATTACAACAACCTCGCCAAAAAACTTTCGCTTGATAACTTTGGTACGGTCCCGCCGCATACCATTCGCCATCGCGTCATCATGCCGATCAGCGGCGTTCATCAGGGCACTCTGGCCGCGCTGCGCTATGCGCGCATGTTGTCGGATGACATAACAGCGGTGCACGTCACGATTGAACCTGAAGATGCTGAAAAAATACGTCAAAAGTGGGAAACCTGGGGTGAAGGTGTGCGCCTGGTGATGTTGAATTCCCCCTACCGCCTGTTCATTGAACCGATCCTTGGATATATCGCCGAAATCGCCCGACAGCGTCAGACGGGTGAAACCATCACCATCGTTGTGCCTGAATTCGTTTCAGAAAGCCGAATGACTGCCGCATTGCACACGAACACCGCAGATATTCTCCGCGGCCAACTCAAGCGCCAACATGGTATCGTGATCATCAACGTTCCATACCATGTACATGAGGTTAATGGAAAACAATAAGGGACAGTTTGTGCTTTACAAACTATCAAAAAGTATCAAGGTTGGCTGATTAACCCTCGGCCGGGCGGTTTTAACTTATAATCAGCCCATATGACAACACGGACGAATGAAACCTGGCTTGCAGACCTGAAAAGCACAGGCACATCCCACGACGAAGCACTGGGCGATCTGCGCGAGATCATCCAAAAAGGCCTGCCCTATGCCCTCTCACGCTGGCTGTCCTCGGATGATCCCCTCTTCCAACCGCTCGTGGAGGAAGTGACACAGGAAACCCTTCTGCGCGTGCTGGGCCAGCTCGACACCTTCGAGGGACGCAGTCTCTTCACCACCTGGGTGCACAAGATCGCCATTCGGATCGCGCTGACCGAGCTGCGCCGCAAACGCTGGCGGGATGCATCCCTCGACGAGCTGACCGAGAACGAAGACACTCCGCCTCCCTCCGGCCTGCTCGCTGACCCGCAGGCTTCCCCGGAAACCTCCGCAGAACGAACGGACATGCTTGTGCGCGTCCGTCGCATACTCGACGAGGAACTCACGCCCAAACAACGTCAGGCACTTGTCCTGCTCGGCCTGCAGGATGTCCCGATGGAGGAAGCCGCCAGACGGATGAAGACCAACCGCAACGCGCTCTACAAGCTCCTGCACGATGCCCGCCTGCGCCTGAAACGACGCCTCGCCCTAGAAGACCTCACTCCGCAGGACCTTTTAACGGCCTTCGAGCAAAAGTAAGATTAATGTTTCGTTAATCGTCTCACATTGTAGAATGATCATAAAAACTTTATTTCAGCGCATCCAAAACGTATTTAATCCCCAGCCAGCCCTGGACGACGAAGTCGTCCTTAAGTTCTTGAGAATCCTCGAAAACGCACATGCCGAGGATCTTTCCTGCAGCGAGACCTATGCCCGCCTCGACGAATTCGTCGAGGCGGAAGTCCGCACAAAGGACGCCGCCAGGATCACGCCGCTCATTCGCGAACACCTGGACATGTGCCCGGACTGCTGCGAGGAATACGAAGCGCTTCTCACCGTTTTGGAAAACACAAAAGAAGGGTAGAAAAATGACGGGCAGCCAGCCCGTTATTTTTATCAATCATGCATGGAATAACTTCTCCCCGGCGTGGATCGCCACCTGTAGGCGATTCTCGGCCGGGGTGATCGGGCAGGACCACATCTCGTTGTAGGCACAATAGGGATTATAGGCCAGGTTGAAGTCAACCAGGAAGCGCCCGCCCGGCAGGGGCTCGGGCTCCAGGTACCGTCCGGCAGGGTACGTCTCCGCGCCGGCCAGGGAATCCACGAACGGCAAAAAGAAACCATGCTGGCTCTGATAAATTGTCAACACAACTTCATCCCCATCTACAACAAACTTGAACCTGCCAAACTTCTCGTAGGTCTGCACACTGCCGGTGGAGGTCTGCATGTCAAACCGTTCCTTATCCGCAAATTCATCCACATGCACTTCAAGCCGCAATGCATCGTTTTCAGGGAAATACTGCAAACCTTTAAACCCCTGTTTTTGTTCACGGGCGAGCGGGCTTTGCGGATGATTTGCAAAAAAATCATCCTTCTCCGCGCGTAAAACATCCAACTCCGTCATTCATCCTCCAATCATAAGATATGCACAATAGACTGTCATTCAATATATATTCTTACGAAACCGGCGCCAAATGAACAACCCCTTGCAAATTCAACCGCTTTATGCTATTTTTAGCTCCAAGGAAGACAACGTGACTGATGCAATGAAGACAGTGATGATCATCGAAGATGACCCGGATGCCGCCGAAATGTTCGCGGAAATGATGCGGGTCAACGGATATCGTGTCATAAAGATGTTTTCCAGCGCCCCGGCCATTCCGATCATCACGCAGGAAAAACCGGACATTATCATCCTTGATATCATGATGCCCGACATCACCGGTCTCGAAGTACTGCGCTACATGCGCCGTGAACCGGATCTGGCTGTCATTCCCGTCATCGTAGTTTCCGCCAAAAGCATGCCGGGCGACATCAAAATGGGTCTTGAGGCGGGTGCATCCCTTTACCTTACCAAACCCGTTGGCTTTCTCGACCTTAAACAAGCCGTGGAAAAACTACTTAAAGCTCCCGCATGAATCATTTGCGCGCCTTCATCGCCGTTGACCCGCCTGACTCACTTCAAGACGCAATCGAAAAGAATACCATTCTCCTGCGTGAAACCCTGGGGGATGACCTTGTCCGCTGGATCCCCGCACAAAACATGCATCTGACCTTAAAATTCATGGGCAACATAGCCGCCGCGCATGTGGATTTCCTTAAACAGCTGATCACCCGTGCCGCCGATTCACACCCGCCGTTCGACCTGCAAATCAGCGGACTCGGCTCTTACCCAAACTCAAAACTGCCGCGCGTTCTCTGGGCAGGCATCCACGCCCCGGCAGACCTGGCCTCCCTGCAAAAAGCCATCGAAGCAGGCGCATCCCGCCTAGGCTATGAAAGAGACGGACGCCCCTTCTCCCCGCATCTCACCCTTGGGCGCGTCCGCCAGAACATCGACCCAGCCGCTTTGCAAAGAGTCCGCACCGCACTGGACAGCATCCAAATCAGCGCCATCGGCTCCGCCCGCATAGACTCCGTCCACTTGTATAAAAGCGAGCTGCATTCCAGCGGTTCGGTTTACACAAAACTTTTTTCCGCAGCATTAAAACAATAGAGGTGACATCTGAACGCACTTGAACTTGCCCGCGAAATCGTAAACTCTCTCGAGGATAAAAAGGGAGAAGACATCGTCCTGCTGGACCTGAAAGATATCGTCTCATTTACCGATTATTTCATCATCTGCAACGGCACCAGCGACCGCATGATCGATGCGCTCGCCAAGGCCACCATTGAAGACATCCGCGCCAAACATAAGAAAAAAGGCAAACAGCAGGGTTTCTCCCGTGACGGTTGGGTGATCATCGATTATGGCGATGTGGTCGTCCACCTCTTCTCTCCCGACCAGCGTGATTTCTATCAACTCGAGGAACTTTGGGAGGATGGAAAGGTATTACTTAGGTTGCAGTAAAAAGCGACAAAAGGTCTGCTGTGGGTCACGAAATTCTGATCACCCTGCTGCGACATGGCGCTCCCGCGCAGACGACGAAAAAGTCCACCAGGGGCGGCACGATTCTCCACTCACAGAAACAGGCAGATCCCAGGCGCAAGAACACGCGTGGGATTTTCTCGCACGCGGGTTTCAGTGGCACGTGATCATCGCCAGCACACTGGTCCGCGCGCACGAAACCGCCAGGATCATTGGCGCGGCACTGGACATCCCCATGGAAACCGACCCCGATTGGATGGAATTCAACAATGGACCTCTGGCGGGCTTGCCATACAAACTTGCAGATGAACGTTTTCCAACCCCCGGTTTCGAAAGCCATATGAGCCGTTTTACGGCACCGGCGAAAGCGATTGGGAGATCCATGGCCGGGGAGCCAGGGCGGTTGAAAAGATCGTGCGGTGCGGCATCGGGATGTATCTTGTCACGGCGCAGGGCGGCCTCCTCAACGCAGTAGTTCGGGCCCTCATCGGTGCGCCGCATTTCAGCTGGCTGCACGGAACCGTGTTTATATTTGGCGATCCCGGATATATCCCTCTTGCATACCAGCCATCCAGCAACCGATGGATAGTTCTGGAATTCCATACGGGCTTTCAATACCACTCCGAATAAACATTCCAACCTCCAAGCCAATTAACCGAACGACTTCAGGTCATTGATCCATGTATTCGTAATGGTTGGTCAATGTATAGGTGATGTAGTTCTCCCAAAGGGTTTGAACCGTATCCCATTTGTAATCGTGTGATGAGAATGTCTGAATGACCATGCGCCCGTCCATGCAAGCCGCCAGCACGCCATAATCCGATTTGCGGTCGGGATACAATCCTCCGACCAGCACGGCATCGCCGCCGGTGCCCAATTTCAACAGATCACCGGCATCCGGGAACCAATACGGACTCGGATAGGAGGGAGCCTGCGCGGTGTTCGGCGTGGACAGCAGGGGATGATATTTGTCCAGCCAGTAAATCGAATAATCGAAGGGATCATATTCAACATTGCGAGGCAGGTCGCGGAAGAAATCAACACCGCACTTGTGCAGGATGGGCGCGATCTTGCCTCTTACAACCTTGTCAAGATACCAAACTTCGATGATGACTGCCCCGCCGTTGTTGATATGGTCGTACATGACCTCGAACATCTCGCCGCTGAACGAAGTGCGCGTCTCCGCCGCAACAATGATCAAGTCCCAGCGCGTGGCGGAATTGGCATGCTCTTTGAAAGTACCCAAACGGTCCCCCACGTTCACGACCTTGCCCCCTGAAAAATTCATCATGTTGATCGTGCTGTTGACGATCGGCACGAGGTCCGGGTCACCCATGATATCCTCATAGATGAGTATATTGGAGGAACGGATGCGCTCGCTCATGTCAACTACGGGGATGGAAGGCATTGCCTCCAGCGTAGGAGCGGGCGCGGGTATGGTATTTTCCACAGCGGGCGGCGGCTGGGTGGGCGCAGTCAGCGTCATTTGTTGGATCACCATACTGGTCTGCTGGACTGCCATCGCAACCTGTGTCGCCTGCAAGACCGTGTCCTCGCCGGAAACGACGGGAATGGAACAGGCCAGCGCTGCAAACACCAAAACCAACGGCGTCATAAGCCAGCGTAATGTGTTCATTTATTCTCCTTTTCTCTGGTGGAAAATCCCCCACATATATTTCAGTAGACCTCTTGCAAAAGTCAAATTGAGTTGAGTTCAAGGTTGTAAATAGCAGCAATCAGGTTGAAGCGCAAAGCAAATCTCTTTCTACGATTGCGATACCTCTCGCTCAAAATGCGAAACACTTTCAACTTACGGAATATATGCTCAATCACAATCCGTTTCCGTGCCAAGCTTCGATTGCTCTGTTTCTCTCGTTTCGTCAGAGCATGGTATTTGGATTTCTTGAAGGGTGTTTGACTGTTCTGATGAAACTCCATCAATCCTTGATAGCCCGCATCTGCCAGAATACGCAGATGTTCAGAGAACTCACAGGCATCGTCTTTGAACAGTTGGAAGTCGTGTTTGCTTCCATGACTAAAGGCGGTGGTTATGATTTGGGTACTTTTTCGATCAGCCATCACCTGCGCTTTTTGGGTGTGACGCTTCTTTTTGCCACTGTAATGCCGTTTTTGGCTTTTTTTGGACGTTCCACTGGCTGTTCGCTGACATCAACCAGCACTACCTCGAACACCGTGTCACTGGCTTGGAGTGCCTTTTTGCCAGGCAAACGAAACTTTTTTGAACGGACTAAGGCCTCCTCTACCTTGCGAATGGTGCGGCAAACGGTTGCTTCACTGACACCATAGGATTGCGCAATATGAAATTCTGTGCGATATTCTCGCCAGTACATCAAGGTCATCAACAACTGATCGGCTCGGCTCAGTTTTGGCGGTCTCCCGAAGTCTCGCAGCCCTTTCTCAATGACTGTGAGCATCTGCTCGAAGGTTTCGCGCTGGACGCCAGTTAGCCGTTTGAAGTCACTACCTTTGAGATGTGCGATTGTCTTATAGTTCATGTGCCTATTATGGCACACTTATGCAAGAGGTCTAGTATATAACCTTCCGACCCGCCACCCTACTGACAAAAGGCATATTCCAACATGCTTTTCAACTCCCCACCCAAGTAAATAGCCACAGGCATGCGCCCGCGGCCATTTTTTCCAAGCATGCAATACAAAACAGAGATTTCTACTTCTCGAACACCCACGCATCCACGGCACGTGACCAATCCACCATTTCCTCTTTTTTGAACCACAAAGCCACTTCGCGTTCCCCGGTTTCGACCTTGTCCGAAGCGTGGATGAGGTTGCGTCCCACTTCGAGGGCAAAGTCATGACGGATCGTGCCGGGCGCGGATTCAACTGGTTTGGTCGAGCCGACGGTCTGGCGGATGGCGGCGACTGCGCCAGGGCCTTCCCACACCATCGCCATGACAGGCGCAGACGTGATGTAGGAGATCAAGCCATCATAAAAGGGTTTGCCTGTGTGTTCAGCGTAGTGCGTCTCAGCCAGTTTCTGGCTGACTTGAATGAATTTCGCGCCAACCAGGCGAAGCCCGCGGCGTTCGAAGCGCGCAATCACTTCACCGATCAAGCCGCGCTGCACACCATCGGGTTTTACAAGTACGAGCGTTCGTTCCACAGAATTCCTCCAAAAAAAAGTGTATGGTTCCTGCAATCAATCGCCACCGCCGCCGAAAACGGCGGCGGTGGCGATTGATTTTCTACCGAATTAATTCTTCCGCTTTGTTATATGCCTCAAGCGCTTCCTTCAAACGATTCGATCGCATATAGGCATCCCCCAGCGTCTGCCAGATGCCGACTTCCACAGGGTAGCGGTAAATGGACTCCGCCAGATCACTGATGGTCTCTTCCAGATGCCTGCCCTTTTTGATGAGCTTTCCATAATGATCCAATGCGGCGGGGATGTCGCCTCGATCCAACTCGCCTTTGGCTTGATTCAGCGCATTGACATATCCCTGCCCTTCCGTCCGAGATGAACGGGAAATGCCGGGTTTCTTTTTCTTGATGGGTGGAACGACAAGCGACTCACCCGGCTTGGGCTGTGGGGGATTTTGAATCATTGGCTGGGCACGCACTTGCGAAGGAACGGACGGTGGTTTTTCCACAGAGGCGGGCGGAACCGGCTCCGGCTTTTCCTCCAGGGGATGCCAATCGGAAGGCGAAGTGGGCATGGGCTGTTGCGGTGTCTCCTCCGCTTCCGATTCCCATTGTTCACGGTGCAGCCATGGCGGTGTGTCATCGTCTTTTGCCTGGTATGTCTGGCTGGATTCTTCGTCCACTCCCTGCAGCCAATCGGGGAGGTCTACTGCCAGAGTAACAGGGGGCCCTTGTGGATGGGATACAGGTTCTTCGGTCGGGGTGGGGGCGGGAGAAATAAATTTCTCTTCACTAGATTTTTTCCATGCTTCCTCATCCAGCCCACCTTGTTTTCCGGAACCCGGCTTGCTGGACCAATCAGGCATTTCAGACTGGGCGGGTTTGTCTTCCACTGTTTTTTCATCAGCACGATGGGATGAATCGGGAAAAGGCGGCCGGGCGGATGCCCTGATAATTTCAGGATCAAATTCAAGGCCGGGCTCGTCATCCAGGCCACTGAGCCAGTCAGAGAGATCCTGGCCGCCCAGAGTTTGACTCTCAAATGAAGCCTCTGGCGGTGTGGCTTCCCCTTCAATGCCGCTTAGCCAACTGGGCAGGTCTGAAGATCGTGCGGCAGGTTTCTGCCCGGAAGCTTCCGTCTGCCCGGCAGAGGGTGCAGGTTGTTGGGCATCGCTTAACCACTCAGGAACAGTACCGCGCTGTGGATATTTCTCCTCCACAGGTTGCTCCTGTTGTTCCTTTTCACCAAGATCACGCAACCACATGCCCGTATCATCGGATGCAGCTGGCGGAGTGGCTGGGGTCTCAAATTCGGAAAAGGATTGCTCGCCGATATTTTGAGTGTTTTCAACCCAATCCGAATCCGGTTTGGCGGATTCTTCCACAGGGGCAGGCTGGGTCTCGCCAATGGCTTGCGCCTGCTGCACCCATTCCGGCGGCGTATCACTGCGCTTATTCGGATCGGTCACAAGTTCTTCGGGCTTGGCTCCGTGCTTCGCGGCAAGAGATTCAAGCCACGCCACCGCATCATCCTGCTCCTGTGCAGAGGAACCGAGATTCTGAAGATTCGGTTGAGCAGGGGCTTGTCCACCACCATTCTGCGTTTGCACCAGCTCTTCTGGCGCGCTCTCGTTGCGGTTGGTTGGGTCAGTGAGAAGCTCTTCGGGATCAACCCCGTGCTTTTCAGCAAGGGATTCAAGCCATGTCACTACATCTTCCTGTTCCTGCGCAGGCGCACCGAAACTTTCCACAATTGGAGAAGGTTCGCTTTTCGGTTCGGCGTCGCTTAACCAATCGGGCACCTCGGCGGGTTGGGCTTGTCCATCAGATGACTTTGAGCCGCCAAGCCCACGTAGCCACGCAGGAGC of Anaerolineales bacterium contains these proteins:
- a CDS encoding response regulator, which gives rise to MTDAMKTVMIIEDDPDAAEMFAEMMRVNGYRVIKMFSSAPAIPIITQEKPDIIILDIMMPDITGLEVLRYMRREPDLAVIPVIVVSAKSMPGDIKMGLEAGASLYLTKPVGFLDLKQAVEKLLKAPA
- the ndk gene encoding nucleoside-diphosphate kinase, whose product is MERTLVLVKPDGVQRGLIGEVIARFERRGLRLVGAKFIQVSQKLAETHYAEHTGKPFYDGLISYITSAPVMAMVWEGPGAVAAIRQTVGSTKPVESAPGTIRHDFALEVGRNLIHASDKVETGEREVALWFKKEEMVDWSRAVDAWVFEK
- a CDS encoding tetratricopeptide repeat protein, whose protein sequence is MAKVSLRIYNREIERLIEQGHTDEAIAHCCHILQTFPKHLETYRLLGKSYLESKRYNEAVDIFGRVLMAVPNDFVAHVGLSIIRDEENKLDDAIWHMERAFEAQPSNAAIQGELQRLYGRRDGMEPPKIRMTRGALAHMYVQGELYPQAVAEIRQVLSQDPQRSDMQVLLAYSHFKSGQKSDASDICNQLLGRYPYCFDANRIMADLLSTTSDKSESMQVYRMRVGELDPYANFTKGSIFQINEVSDASINLDRLEYSGSEVSMAQEWGSSLGIELGASAPALGAASLDEQPDWLKAGGSKDETPQAAPEPGSASEAGGEIPDFLRAAGWGESNTPEQATSIFDEEPAGKLVPADLPNWLKGQSPVSATPDRPEEPAVDMLQSTETPDWLEGLGGAVFSESPPEEGSTPTGDAPDWLSGLGGAVFSESPQEGSAPASDAPDWLSGLGAAAFSETPQESSPPAGDAPAWLRGLGGSKSSDGQAQPAEVPDWLSDAEPKSEPSPIVESFGAPAQEQEDVVTWLESLAEKHGVDPEELLTDPTNRNESAPEELVQTQNGGGQAPAQPNLQNLGSSAQEQDDAVAWLESLAAKHGAKPEELVTDPNKRSDTPPEWVQQAQAIGETQPAPVEESAKPDSDWVENTQNIGEQSFSEFETPATPPAASDDTGMWLRDLGEKEQQEQPVEEKYPQRGTVPEWLSDAQQPAPSAGQTEASGQKPAARSSDLPSWLSGIEGEATPPEASFESQTLGGQDLSDWLSGLDDEPGLEFDPEIIRASARPPFPDSSHRADEKTVEDKPAQSEMPDWSSKPGSGKQGGLDEEAWKKSSEEKFISPAPTPTEEPVSHPQGPPVTLAVDLPDWLQGVDEESSQTYQAKDDDTPPWLHREQWESEAEETPQQPMPTSPSDWHPLEEKPEPVPPASVEKPPSVPSQVRAQPMIQNPPQPKPGESLVVPPIKKKKPGISRSSRTEGQGYVNALNQAKGELDRGDIPAALDHYGKLIKKGRHLEETISDLAESIYRYPVEVGIWQTLGDAYMRSNRLKEALEAYNKAEELIR
- a CDS encoding DUF1684 domain-containing protein, with the translated sequence MTELDVLRAEKDDFFANHPQSPLAREQKQGFKGLQYFPENDALRLEVHVDEFADKERFDMQTSTGSVQTYEKFGRFKFVVDGDEVVLTIYQSQHGFFLPFVDSLAGAETYPAGRYLEPEPLPGGRFLVDFNLAYNPYCAYNEMWSCPITPAENRLQVAIHAGEKLFHA
- a CDS encoding APC family permease, which encodes MIKLEENPQASIIERDTDYMPPRTLRSWFIGRPLSTADAPHQTIGKRVGLAVFASDALSSTAYATQEILVILAAAGTMAFGYVFPISIAIVVLLAIVAISYEQTIHAYPDGGGAYIVSRDNLGKFPALIAGAALLTDYILTVSVSIAAGVAQLVSAFPVLHPYRVILAVVFILFIMLINLRGVKESGVVFSIPTYFFIVVMLITIVTGLWRFFSGSLGMVIDPPELEFHGVLTIITPFLLLHAFSSGTAALTGIEAISNGITAFKEPRSKNAGITLVWMAVILSTFFLGISFIARHIHAVPSETETVISQIARTVYAGRGTLYLMLISATTVILIMAANTAFADFPRLGALVAKDGFIPRQLAYRGSRLVYSRGIITLALISSGLIILFNASVTRLIPLYAIGVFLSFTLSQGGMALRWRKIGRLKPGEERRERGSVLRYEKNWHVKMSVNGFGAVCTAIVMTIFAVTKFQDGAYLVLILIPALVALFWLIHRHYNNLAKKLSLDNFGTVPPHTIRHRVIMPISGVHQGTLAALRYARMLSDDITAVHVTIEPEDAEKIRQKWETWGEGVRLVMLNSPYRLFIEPILGYIAEIARQRQTGETITIVVPEFVSESRMTAALHTNTADILRGQLKRQHGIVIINVPYHVHEVNGKQ
- the rsfS gene encoding ribosome silencing factor, whose translation is MVNSLEDKKGEDIVLLDLKDIVSFTDYFIICNGTSDRMIDALAKATIEDIRAKHKKKGKQQGFSRDGWVIIDYGDVVVHLFSPDQRDFYQLEELWEDGKVLLRLQ
- a CDS encoding IS5 family transposase (programmed frameshift) translates to MNYKTIAHLKGSDFKRLTGVQRETFEQMLTVIEKGLRDFGRPPKLSRADQLLMTLMYWREYRTEFHIAQSYGVSEATVCRTIRKVEEALVRSKKFRLPGKKALQASDTVFEVVLVDVSEQPVERPKKGQKRHYSGKKKRHTQKAQVMADRKSTQIITTAFSHGSKHDFQLFKDDACEFSEHLRILADAGYQGLMEFHQNSQTPFKKSKYHALTKREKQSNRSLARKRIVIEHIFRKLKVFRILSERYRNRRKRFALRFNLIAAIYNLELNSI
- the thpR gene encoding RNA 2',3'-cyclic phosphodiesterase, translated to MNHLRAFIAVDPPDSLQDAIEKNTILLRETLGDDLVRWIPAQNMHLTLKFMGNIAAAHVDFLKQLITRAADSHPPFDLQISGLGSYPNSKLPRVLWAGIHAPADLASLQKAIEAGASRLGYERDGRPFSPHLTLGRVRQNIDPAALQRVRTALDSIQISAIGSARIDSVHLYKSELHSSGSVYTKLFSAALKQ
- a CDS encoding RNA polymerase sigma factor — translated: MTTRTNETWLADLKSTGTSHDEALGDLREIIQKGLPYALSRWLSSDDPLFQPLVEEVTQETLLRVLGQLDTFEGRSLFTTWVHKIAIRIALTELRRKRWRDASLDELTENEDTPPPSGLLADPQASPETSAERTDMLVRVRRILDEELTPKQRQALVLLGLQDVPMEEAARRMKTNRNALYKLLHDARLRLKRRLALEDLTPQDLLTAFEQK